The nucleotide sequence GTGATCCACGGATATAAAGATACTCTGCTCAGAAATCCGAAATTCGATTGTAAAATTCGGTTCACTGAAGATTCTATCACGATCGTGCTGACCGATTCCGGAAAAGGATTCGACAGAACGAACGTGAAAGACCCGTCCATCGAGGAGAACCTCTCCGGAAAAAGAAAAGGCGGATTCGGTGTGTATCTGATAGAGACATTGATGGACGTGGTGGATTATAAAATGGAAGAGGGAAGAAACATACTCACTCTCCAAAAATTTTTCCGCTAACGATGGGGGCAAAATGGAACTGACGGTAGAAATCAAAGGAAACTCAAGAGTGATCCATCTAATTGGAAATATGGACGTTCACAATACCCATAAGGTGGAACAGGCGTTCATGGATCATATCCGAAAAGCCACTGAGTCCAATATCGTCCTGGATATGTCCAATGTAGAGTTTGTTTCCTCCGCCGGTTTAAGAGTTATCGTAGGTTCCTTAAGAGTTTGTAAGGAAAGGGAGATACAACTTAAGCTAGCGGCATTGCGTCCCGCAGTTCGTAAGGTTTTTGAGATCATAGATATGGATTCCCTTTTTCGGATCTATGATACTGTGGATTCTAGCCTCCAATAAATCGGTCTACCGAACCGCGGTTTTTAGCTTTCCTCCCTGGCCTTTCTCTAAAAACTGTGTACCGTATGTCGGAACAAGCGTACTCTTTAGATAATCCGTTTCACACTTCTGAATCATCGGAATCCCAACCCGTCTCCAGTATTTACGACGATGCCAATGCAATGGGCAAAGAATTATTGGAAAAACCTCTGCAAGGAGGAGGAACGGATAGGATCCTAGTACAACATTCCAAAGGAAGAATGACCGTTTGGGAAAGGATCAAGGTGCTTACCAATTCGGAACCCAATATTCTCTACCAAAACTGGGGAAAAAATTTAGACGGGGCTTCCTTAATCACAGGTATTTTAAATATTAACGGAAGGGACGTAGCAATTTACGGACATGACTTCACTCTTAGAGCTGGGTCCATGGATGCTACGAACGGAAATAAACTCGCAAGACTTATCTACATGGCAGGGGAACATGGAATTCCCCTGATCGGAATGAACGATTCGGCAGGTGCATATGTTCCTGCAGGAGTAGGTGGTCTGGACGGATATTCGGAAGCATTTACCGCACTCCGAAAGATCAGCGGTGTGGTTCCTAGCTTAATGCTTATGTTCGGATTTAACGCGGGTGGTGGAGCTTATCTTCCAAGACAAGGTTCCTTTATGATCCAACCGGAGAATACATTCTTCGGATTGACCGGTCCTGGAGTCGTTAAATCGGTTTTAGGTGAGGACATCAGCGCGGACGATTTGGGAGGACCAAAAGTCCATGGACAAAGCGGGGTAGTAGACCTAGTTACGAACGACGAATTAGGAGCATTGAGGACAGCACTTAGACTTCTATCATATATTCCCGATAATAGCTCTAGTGCAGCACCTTTCCATCCTACTTCCGATCCTACGGACCGATTTATCTACGAAGAAGAAATATTATTCAAAAAGACATTCAATTCTCCGACCGGGATGAACACTCCTTTCGATATCACATTGTATATTCAGAATATTTGTGACCATGGACAATACTTCGAGATCCAGCCTCAAAGATCCAGAAACCTGGTCACCGCATTCGGTAGATTGGGTGGGCATGTAGTAGGATTCGTAGCGAATAATTCCGCCGTTTCTTCCGGTCAGATCGATATCGGTGCGGCAAGAAAAGGTACAAGATTTATCCGCTTTTGCAATGTATATAATATTCCTTTAATATTCTTAGAGGACACCACCGGATTTTTGCCCGGAAAAGAGCAAGAGCAGAACGGTATCGTTTTGGAAGGAAGAAAACTTTTGGATTCGATCATTGATATTCGTACTCCAAGATTGACTCTGATCATCCGAAATGCCTTCGGTGGAGCTTACGCAAGTTTTAACTCTTATCATACGGGCGCAGACATGGTGTTTGCACTTCCGACCGCAAGGATTGCGGTAATGGGACCTGCAGGTAAGGATTACGTCTATAAGGACGAGATTACCGCGATCCAAAAAGAATATAAGGAAAATCTGAAGAATGGCGTTTCTGAAAAGGATGCCGCAGCGACCAGGGATAAAAAACTGCAAATTCTCTCTCTAAAATATGAGAAAGATCTCATGAACCCTAAGGAAGCTTTATCTTTAGGCTCCGTTTCTAGGATCGTTCTTCCGGGAACCACGAGAAACATCCTATTCCAAAATCTAGATTATTTAATCCGACACTATAAACCCGGACCAATGTCCGGACCTCAAAGGGAATTCGAGTAAACAAAGATGATCGACTACCAAAATCGGCGCATTACATTTCGCGAATCTACTTCTCCTTGGATCCATTCATTCTCATTGCAAACGATCAAATGTTTGATCGTTTGCCGAGGCCCAGTCCGAAAAGAGGCAATGGAAATTTTCGACCAAATAGGGATCAGAGAATACGGTATCTTGCTTTCCGAAAAAGACTCAGTCGTCTATCCGATGGCACTTGCTCCGGAGCTGAGGGACTTCAGATTTCCTTCCAATATTCACAGAGTTCCAGATTATATGGGAGCCGGTGCGGAAGAAAAAGCAGCTAGGATCAAACAAATCATCCAGATCGCAAAAGAGAACGATTACACTCATATTTTTGCCGGTTACGGATTTATGGCGGAAGATTCCGAGTTCATAGAGGCGATCGAGGAGAGCGGAATTACATTCATGGGACCTTCTTCCCATGTTGCCCACCAGGCGGGTTCAAAGGACGAGGCAAAAAAGCTCGCTCGTAAGCTGAATGTTTCCGTGACTCCGGGTGTTGATACGATCTCCGCTACTTGTCTTCTCAAAAAAGCAAAAGATGAAAAGGCGTTAACCGCTCTTGCGAAAGAAAAAGGATTGGACTTTACTTATAATCCTTCCGTCTCCTTAGAAGAAAATGCGGAAACCTTATTATACGCCGGATACGAAAAGATCGTAGAATTAGTTACCATTCCCGAATTACAGGCTCAGGCTGAAATTGAAGCTTCGGAGATCTGGAAAAAATATCCAAGTAACCGAATTCGTTTTAAATACGTGGGCGGCGGCGGCGGAAAGGGCCAAAGGGTAGTTTCCAAACCGGAAGAAGTAAAAACGGCAGTACAGGAAATTTTATCGGAATCTAAAGTAACCGCTCCCGGTTCCAATCGGAACTTTTTGATAGAATTAAATATCGAAAAGACCAGACACAACGAGATACAGTTGATCGGTAACGGAGAGTGGTGTCTTGCTCTCGGAGGAAGGGACTGTTCCGTTCAAATGCATGAGCAGAAACTTTTGGAGATATCTCTTACCCAGGAACTTCTGCAAAACGAGATCGCAGTACTTGAAAAAACATCTCCTAAAAAAGCCGAGATCATAAAAGCCGATCTTCAAGTCCTGAAAGAAATGGAAGAACAATCCGAGAGGTTTGGACAAGCTGTGGCTTTAAATAGTGTGTCCACCTTCGAGTTGATCGTAGAAGGAACAAACCACTTCTTCATGGAAATGAACACCAGGATCCAGGTAGAGCACAGGGTCACAGAGATGGTGTATTCATTAAAGTTCACAAATCCTGAAAACAAATCCGAATTTTTTATCGTAGATAGTTTGATCGAAGCAATGGCACTTATTTCGCTTCACGGGAAAAGACTTCCGAAACCGGAACGTATCGTAAGAAATATTTCCGGCGCGGAAGTTCGTATCAATGCTACTAATAAGGCGATCCAGCCGCACGCTGGTGGAGTTATTTTAGGTTGGTCTAAACCTCTACCGGAAGAGATCAGGGACGACCAAGGCATCTCCGTTAGAAACCCCGATACAGGCTTATTCGTACACTATAAAGTGGCCGGAGCTTACGATTCCAACATAGCACTTTTGATAACTTATGGTACAAGTAGGGAAGATAACCTTCGCAGACTTGGTAATATTCTCAGAAAGACGGAACTTAGAGGCCAAGATCTACAGACTAACTTACTTGTTCATTATGGTTTGATCCATTGGATCTTAGGAAAAGACCCTTTATTCAAACCTTCTACAGCATTTATGATCTCTTATCTGGCGGCAGTCGGTGCATTAGAGAGCCTAGGCAAAGATGTGGATCTGGAAGTAGCTTGGACAAAAATCCTTTCGAATGCTCCCGCGGAAGGAAAGAAGGTTCTTTCCCGTAAGCTCACCTTGATCACAAGGCCGATCAGTGAGTTGCTTGCAGATGCGCATGTATTAGCCGGATTCTTAGGATATCATGAGAATACTTCCTGGAAGATCGAAAAAGACCAAGTAGTTTGGCTTAGAAACCCGGTCCATATTCTTTCCGATCTATACTATTATCTGCACATGGAAGGAGAATTACACCAATCACCTTCCGAACAGATTTGGGATCATGACCAGAAAGTTTTGCAATCTGCATTATCTTTTTATAAAGAACTAGAAAAACTGACCGGTAAGCAAGCCGATTCTCCGGATTGGGATTCTATCCTAGGAGGAAAGGCTCCGGCCGGAGTGGATGCATCCGTTTGGACAAAAGCAATTTCCTCTCATAAAGGTTTCCAGATCGGATTGGAATTGTTGAAACTTATTCCGAATCTTGGAAACAAATCCGGTTTCTATAAACTGGGAGTGGATGAGAACTTAGAGCCTGTGATCCCTGAGGAATTTAGAAAAGCGGAAACAAGAGACGCATATATTAAATTTTTGGCGCCTGCTCCGAAAGCAAGTTCCGACGAGATCGTTTCACCAATGGGTGGAATGTTCTATTCGAAAGAAGCTCCGGATCTACCTCCTATGGTTAAAGAAGGCGAGCATTTTAAAGCTGGCCAACCTTTATTTATCGTAGAAGTTATGAAAATGTTCAATAAGATCACCGCTCCATTCTCTGGGACCATTAAAGAAGTGATCCTGAAGGATAGCGACGGAAAGATCATACAAAAAGGACAGACCATCTTCAAGATCGTTCCGGACGAGGTCTTAAAGGTAGAAACTCCGGAAGAGATCCAAGACAGAAAGAATAAAGTGACTTTCTCCCTTCTTTAAGTTACTAATATCCGAGATTCTTGCGGGAATTTTAACCTGTGAGAATCTCGGCAGGTATATCTTTTAAGGAAAGTATCTTTTCCGCAGCCCCTCTTTCTATCGCTTCCTTTGGCATACCGAATACGACAGAACTTGTTTCGTCTTGAGCAATCGTTCTTCCTCCGGCTTTTCTGATCTCTAAGAGACCTGCAGCACCGTCGGCTCCCATACCGGTAAGTAGAAATGCCTTTGCGTTTCTCCCCACATTTTTTGCAACAGAATGGAATAATACATCCACGGAAGGTCTATGACGATTTACTAATGGACCATCCGAAATCCTTACGATAAATTGCGCTCCACTTCCAATAACTTCCATATGTTTGTTCCCCGGTGCAATGAGTGCGACTCCTTCTTGGACCCTGTCCCTGTCCCGTGCTTCTTTTACCGTAATTTTACACATCTTATCTAACCGATTCGCAAATGCCTCCGTAAATTTTTCAGGCATATGTTGTACAATGACTATTCCGGGACTATTAGCAGGAAGGGAAGTGAGAATTTCCTCTAAAGCGATCGTTCCGCCCGTGGAAGTTCCTATTGCCACTATCTTGTCGGTAGTTGCAATTTTCGTAAAATCAAGTCCATCCGTTCTGGCAGGAGGAGAAAAAATTTGATGTTTCAGCTTGGAAATGGAAGCAGAGCGTACACATTCTCCCAGATAGATCGCAGAATCTTCTAAAAAATCTTTAAGACCAATTTTCGGTTTCGTAACAATTCCTACAGCTCCTTCTTTTAACGCGATCCAAGCCGTTTCGGAAGCTTCTTCCGCAAGAGAAGAGCAGATCAATACGGGAGTAGGGTGGGTATGCATGATCTTTTTTAAAAAACTGATCCCATCCATTCTTGGCATTTCGATATCCAAAACAATTACGTCCGGCCATCTCTCCGACTTTCCGAGTTTTTCCAAAGCAAATACCGGATCGGGAGAAGATCCGATCACTTTTATATCCGAATTCATTTCCAGAACCTGTTTGAGTACGGATCGGACCACTGCGGAATCGTCGATAATATA is from Leptospira sp. WS58.C1 and encodes:
- a CDS encoding STAS domain-containing protein, with protein sequence MELTVEIKGNSRVIHLIGNMDVHNTHKVEQAFMDHIRKATESNIVLDMSNVEFVSSAGLRVIVGSLRVCKEREIQLKLAALRPAVRKVFEIIDMDSLFRIYDTVDSSLQ
- a CDS encoding acyl-CoA carboxylase subunit beta; this encodes MSEQAYSLDNPFHTSESSESQPVSSIYDDANAMGKELLEKPLQGGGTDRILVQHSKGRMTVWERIKVLTNSEPNILYQNWGKNLDGASLITGILNINGRDVAIYGHDFTLRAGSMDATNGNKLARLIYMAGEHGIPLIGMNDSAGAYVPAGVGGLDGYSEAFTALRKISGVVPSLMLMFGFNAGGGAYLPRQGSFMIQPENTFFGLTGPGVVKSVLGEDISADDLGGPKVHGQSGVVDLVTNDELGALRTALRLLSYIPDNSSSAAPFHPTSDPTDRFIYEEEILFKKTFNSPTGMNTPFDITLYIQNICDHGQYFEIQPQRSRNLVTAFGRLGGHVVGFVANNSAVSSGQIDIGAARKGTRFIRFCNVYNIPLIFLEDTTGFLPGKEQEQNGIVLEGRKLLDSIIDIRTPRLTLIIRNAFGGAYASFNSYHTGADMVFALPTARIAVMGPAGKDYVYKDEITAIQKEYKENLKNGVSEKDAAATRDKKLQILSLKYEKDLMNPKEALSLGSVSRIVLPGTTRNILFQNLDYLIRHYKPGPMSGPQREFE
- a CDS encoding biotin/lipoyl-containing protein, translated to MIDYQNRRITFRESTSPWIHSFSLQTIKCLIVCRGPVRKEAMEIFDQIGIREYGILLSEKDSVVYPMALAPELRDFRFPSNIHRVPDYMGAGAEEKAARIKQIIQIAKENDYTHIFAGYGFMAEDSEFIEAIEESGITFMGPSSHVAHQAGSKDEAKKLARKLNVSVTPGVDTISATCLLKKAKDEKALTALAKEKGLDFTYNPSVSLEENAETLLYAGYEKIVELVTIPELQAQAEIEASEIWKKYPSNRIRFKYVGGGGGKGQRVVSKPEEVKTAVQEILSESKVTAPGSNRNFLIELNIEKTRHNEIQLIGNGEWCLALGGRDCSVQMHEQKLLEISLTQELLQNEIAVLEKTSPKKAEIIKADLQVLKEMEEQSERFGQAVALNSVSTFELIVEGTNHFFMEMNTRIQVEHRVTEMVYSLKFTNPENKSEFFIVDSLIEAMALISLHGKRLPKPERIVRNISGAEVRINATNKAIQPHAGGVILGWSKPLPEEIRDDQGISVRNPDTGLFVHYKVAGAYDSNIALLITYGTSREDNLRRLGNILRKTELRGQDLQTNLLVHYGLIHWILGKDPLFKPSTAFMISYLAAVGALESLGKDVDLEVAWTKILSNAPAEGKKVLSRKLTLITRPISELLADAHVLAGFLGYHENTSWKIEKDQVVWLRNPVHILSDLYYYLHMEGELHQSPSEQIWDHDQKVLQSALSFYKELEKLTGKQADSPDWDSILGGKAPAGVDASVWTKAISSHKGFQIGLELLKLIPNLGNKSGFYKLGVDENLEPVIPEEFRKAETRDAYIKFLAPAPKASSDEIVSPMGGMFYSKEAPDLPPMVKEGEHFKAGQPLFIVEVMKMFNKITAPFSGTIKEVILKDSDGKIIQKGQTIFKIVPDEVLKVETPEEIQDRKNKVTFSLL
- a CDS encoding protein-glutamate methylesterase/protein-glutamine glutaminase, producing the protein MIYVYIIDDSAVVRSVLKQVLEMNSDIKVIGSSPDPVFALEKLGKSERWPDVIVLDIEMPRMDGISFLKKIMHTHPTPVLICSSLAEEASETAWIALKEGAVGIVTKPKIGLKDFLEDSAIYLGECVRSASISKLKHQIFSPPARTDGLDFTKIATTDKIVAIGTSTGGTIALEEILTSLPANSPGIVIVQHMPEKFTEAFANRLDKMCKITVKEARDRDRVQEGVALIAPGNKHMEVIGSGAQFIVRISDGPLVNRHRPSVDVLFHSVAKNVGRNAKAFLLTGMGADGAAGLLEIRKAGGRTIAQDETSSVVFGMPKEAIERGAAEKILSLKDIPAEILTG